In Myxococcus stipitatus, the following are encoded in one genomic region:
- a CDS encoding metal-dependent hydrolase, whose protein sequence is MRNELMAVAVGALVAFTGVARAQGAPAPVAAQKKPEAGKATATQGKTEATWWGHAAFVLRTPGGAVIAIDPWLTNPKAPQDIPQPEALDAILVTHGHFDHVGETKALAQKTGAKVYGSFELVSLLGLPEAQGVGANPGGTFKVKDATIHLVEAVHSSSYQSDPKQPAQYAGAPMGYVIEIEKGPTLYHAGDTGAFESMALIATQFKPTVAMLPIGGHFTMGPAEAAQAARLLKVQSVVPMHYGTFPLLQGTPEELRGAVKKLRGSSKVVELVPGKSTAL, encoded by the coding sequence ATGCGGAACGAGCTCATGGCAGTCGCGGTGGGGGCGCTGGTGGCTTTCACTGGAGTGGCGCGCGCGCAGGGCGCACCGGCCCCCGTGGCGGCGCAGAAGAAGCCCGAGGCGGGGAAGGCCACGGCCACCCAGGGCAAGACCGAGGCGACGTGGTGGGGCCACGCGGCCTTCGTGTTGCGCACTCCGGGCGGCGCGGTGATTGCCATCGACCCGTGGCTCACGAACCCCAAGGCGCCCCAGGACATTCCGCAGCCGGAGGCGCTGGACGCCATCCTCGTGACGCATGGCCACTTCGACCATGTCGGAGAGACGAAGGCGCTGGCGCAGAAGACGGGCGCGAAGGTGTATGGCTCCTTCGAATTGGTGAGCCTGTTGGGCCTGCCGGAGGCGCAGGGCGTGGGGGCCAACCCGGGCGGGACGTTCAAGGTGAAGGACGCGACGATTCACCTGGTGGAGGCGGTGCACTCCAGCAGCTACCAGTCGGACCCGAAGCAGCCGGCGCAGTACGCGGGGGCGCCCATGGGCTACGTGATTGAAATCGAGAAGGGGCCCACCCTGTATCACGCGGGTGACACGGGGGCGTTCGAGTCCATGGCCCTCATCGCCACCCAGTTCAAGCCCACGGTGGCGATGTTGCCCATTGGCGGGCACTTCACTATGGGGCCGGCGGAGGCGGCGCAGGCGGCCCGGCTGCTCAAGGTCCAGAGCGTGGTGCCCATGCACTACGGCACCTTCCCGTTGCTCCAGGGCACGCCCGAGGAGCTGCGTGGGGCGGTGAAGAAGCTGCGCGGCTCGTCGAAGGTGGTGGAGCTGGTGCCGGGGAAGAGCACGGCGCTGTAG
- a CDS encoding HSP90 family protein: protein MDHRFQVSLRGVIDLLSHHLYSSPGVYLRELLQNATDAIRARQHLEPGHTGTVRLELVEKQDGGPPTLVFSDDGVGLTEEEIHRFLATIGESSKREALEARRKDFIGQFGIGLLSCFMVCDELLLVTRSARGDGRTLEWRGRHDGTYAVTESAHPLEKPGTQVFLVARPDMVEWFNPERVRGLARHYGSLLPFPIVLTVNGERERLDSDGAPWRREYGSASERRQALLEYGREVFDTDFIDCIPLRSQAGDVDGVAFVLPLSPNFNSRQKHRVYLKHMLLSESAENLLPEWAFFVKCVVNANALRPTASRESFYEDDALAQAREALGQGLRKYLMDLAQDDPRALQRLIGLHGLSVKALALDDDDFYRLVIGWLPFETSLGVTTLTEYRRAHPVVRYTATLDGFRQVARVAGAQGLCIINAAYTHDAALLEKLSRVMPDAQVEPFSSADLPQSFEELSMDERDAVFPLLRTAEQVLAPFHCGVVVKKFFPAEVPTLFSSDEDGSFRRDVERARDESDDLYASVLEGVMAAANAEPAQLCFNLHNPVVRRLSGVTDRKMMKLSVEMLYVQALLLGQHPLSAQEMTLLNQGLLGLISAQLGTGGGTGGESDGGTSSGGLH from the coding sequence GTGGACCACCGATTCCAAGTCAGCCTCCGGGGGGTCATCGACCTCCTATCCCACCACCTCTACAGCTCGCCGGGTGTCTACCTCCGAGAGCTGCTCCAGAACGCCACCGACGCCATCCGAGCGCGGCAGCACCTGGAGCCCGGCCACACGGGCACCGTGCGGCTGGAGCTGGTGGAGAAACAGGATGGAGGTCCCCCCACCCTCGTCTTCAGCGATGACGGCGTGGGGCTGACGGAGGAGGAGATCCACCGCTTCCTCGCCACCATCGGCGAGTCCTCCAAGCGAGAGGCCCTGGAGGCCCGGCGCAAGGACTTCATCGGCCAGTTCGGCATCGGCCTCCTGTCGTGCTTCATGGTCTGCGACGAGTTGCTCCTCGTCACCCGCTCGGCGCGGGGGGATGGGCGCACCCTCGAGTGGCGCGGCCGGCATGACGGCACCTACGCGGTGACGGAGTCCGCGCATCCGCTGGAGAAGCCGGGCACCCAGGTGTTCCTCGTCGCGCGCCCGGACATGGTGGAGTGGTTCAACCCGGAGCGGGTGCGGGGCCTCGCGCGCCACTACGGCAGCCTGCTGCCCTTCCCCATCGTGCTCACGGTGAACGGTGAGCGGGAGCGGCTGGACTCGGATGGAGCGCCGTGGCGCCGCGAGTACGGCAGCGCCTCCGAGCGGCGTCAGGCGCTGCTCGAGTACGGGCGCGAGGTCTTCGACACGGACTTCATCGACTGCATCCCCCTGCGCTCGCAGGCGGGCGACGTGGACGGGGTGGCCTTCGTGCTGCCGCTGTCGCCCAACTTCAACTCGCGGCAGAAGCACCGCGTGTACCTCAAGCACATGCTGCTGTCGGAGAGCGCGGAGAACCTGCTGCCGGAGTGGGCCTTCTTCGTGAAGTGCGTGGTGAACGCCAACGCGCTTCGCCCCACCGCCAGCCGGGAGTCCTTCTACGAGGACGACGCGCTGGCCCAGGCCCGAGAGGCGCTGGGACAAGGGCTGCGCAAGTACCTGATGGACCTGGCGCAGGACGACCCGCGCGCCCTGCAGCGGCTGATTGGCCTGCACGGGTTGAGCGTGAAGGCGCTGGCGCTGGACGACGATGACTTCTACCGGCTCGTCATCGGCTGGCTCCCGTTCGAGACCTCGCTGGGGGTGACGACGCTGACCGAGTACCGCCGCGCGCATCCGGTGGTGCGCTACACCGCGACGCTGGATGGCTTCCGTCAGGTGGCGCGGGTGGCCGGAGCGCAGGGGCTGTGCATCATCAACGCGGCGTATACCCACGACGCCGCGCTGCTGGAGAAGCTGTCGCGCGTCATGCCGGACGCGCAGGTGGAGCCCTTCTCGTCGGCGGACCTGCCCCAGAGCTTCGAGGAGCTGTCCATGGACGAGCGGGACGCCGTCTTCCCGCTCCTGCGCACGGCCGAGCAGGTGCTGGCGCCGTTCCACTGCGGCGTGGTGGTGAAGAAGTTCTTCCCGGCGGAGGTGCCCACGCTCTTCAGCTCGGACGAGGACGGCAGCTTCCGGCGCGACGTGGAGCGGGCGAGGGACGAGTCCGACGACCTCTACGCCAGCGTGCTGGAGGGCGTCATGGCGGCGGCGAACGCGGAGCCCGCGCAGCTCTGCTTCAACCTGCACAACCCGGTGGTGCGGCGGCTTTCGGGGGTGACGGACCGCAAGATGATGAAGCTCTCGGTGGAAATGCTCTACGTGCAGGCCCTGTTGCTGGGGCAGCACCCGCTGAGCGCGCAGGAGATGACGCTGTTGAATCAGGGGTTGTTGGGACTCATCTCCGCGCAGCTCGGCACGGGTGGAGGGACGGGTGGCGAGAGTGACGGCGGCACGAGCTCCGGAGGGCTGCACTGA